A single window of Microbispora hainanensis DNA harbors:
- a CDS encoding TetR/AcrR family transcriptional regulator, with protein sequence MKTQQTAEGVARPAGRPRSEKAERSIIEATLELLGEGIGVSELSIESIAGRAGVGKTTIYRRWSNKEDLVVDALATLKRPIPLPQGGTVRDDLVTYLRVIQEESLHHRTRCIMNIAMSDSERHPRLAERFRELAVEPRRAVVTAVLRRGMETGELRADLDIDMALALLSGAMIWSTKWSHSDQPDASLPERIVDEALKGFRPRNSEQ encoded by the coding sequence ATGAAGACGCAGCAGACGGCTGAGGGGGTGGCCCGCCCGGCGGGCCGCCCGCGCAGCGAGAAGGCGGAACGGTCGATCATCGAGGCCACCCTCGAACTGCTCGGCGAGGGCATCGGTGTGTCGGAGCTGTCCATCGAGTCGATCGCCGGCCGCGCCGGTGTCGGGAAGACCACGATCTACCGCAGGTGGTCCAACAAGGAAGACCTGGTGGTGGACGCGCTGGCGACGCTCAAGCGGCCGATCCCGCTGCCGCAGGGCGGAACCGTGCGAGACGACCTGGTGACCTACCTCCGGGTGATCCAGGAGGAGTCCCTGCACCATCGCACGCGCTGCATCATGAACATCGCCATGAGCGACTCAGAGCGGCATCCCCGGCTGGCGGAGCGGTTCCGCGAGCTTGCCGTGGAGCCGCGCAGGGCGGTCGTGACGGCGGTTCTGCGGCGTGGGATGGAGACCGGGGAGCTGCGTGCGGACCTCGACATCGACATGGCGCTGGCACTGCTCAGCGGGGCCATGATCTGGTCCACGAAGTGGTCTCACTCGGACCAGCCCGATGCCAGCCTCCCCGAGCGGATCGTCGACGAGGCGCTCAAGGGCTTCCGCCCTCGCAACTCCGAGCAGTGA
- a CDS encoding sensor histidine kinase, with protein sequence MLAAPYVVAALLGLPAWTLPRGVAMLVPVEGETRVLVLLLACIAPAATLAGVARRATDEAADNRAARQVIAGTLLEHTARGERARIARELHDVVAHHISMVAVQAETARVAVPGMPSAGAERLRAIGDTARSALTEMRRLLGVLREDDRERAADLRPQPGLRLTELNALLDEARDASGTAVRLVLSGSPAVLDPGVELAAYRIIQEALTNARRHAPGAAVDVELHYTRDALRLRVRDNGPGIPFSSGTATGTGGSDGLGVPGGAVMPGAAVPSGDARVPDGMAGHGFAEHESATRGPAGRVLAGQESAGHESAGHTFAGHGLADHESARYEAARHGLTEHESAARGSAGHGLTGMRERAAAVGGELCIGSAAGGGFVVEACLPRLPDADDFQASGAADGPDRWWGPAAPAGSAGGCP encoded by the coding sequence TTGCTCGCCGCGCCGTACGTCGTGGCGGCGTTGCTCGGCCTGCCCGCCTGGACCCTGCCCCGAGGCGTGGCGATGCTCGTTCCCGTGGAGGGCGAAACGCGCGTCCTCGTCCTGCTCCTTGCGTGCATCGCCCCGGCTGCGACCTTGGCCGGAGTCGCCCGGCGGGCCACCGATGAGGCCGCGGACAACCGGGCCGCCCGGCAGGTCATCGCCGGCACCCTCCTGGAGCACACCGCACGGGGCGAGCGGGCGCGCATCGCCCGGGAGCTGCACGACGTGGTCGCCCACCACATCTCCATGGTCGCCGTACAGGCGGAGACGGCCCGGGTAGCCGTGCCGGGCATGCCGTCCGCCGGGGCGGAGCGGCTGCGGGCGATCGGCGACACCGCCCGCTCGGCGCTGACCGAGATGCGGCGCCTGCTGGGCGTGCTGCGTGAGGACGACCGGGAACGGGCGGCGGATCTGCGCCCGCAGCCCGGCCTGCGGCTGACCGAGCTGAACGCGCTGCTCGACGAGGCGCGCGACGCCTCGGGAACCGCCGTGCGCCTCGTTCTCAGCGGCTCCCCCGCCGTGCTCGATCCCGGCGTCGAACTCGCCGCTTACCGCATCATCCAGGAGGCGCTCACCAACGCCCGGCGGCATGCGCCGGGCGCCGCCGTGGACGTGGAACTGCACTACACCCGCGACGCTCTGCGGCTGCGCGTACGGGACAACGGCCCAGGCATTCCGTTCTCCTCGGGCACGGCGACCGGCACCGGCGGGTCCGACGGCCTGGGCGTGCCGGGCGGCGCCGTGATGCCCGGTGCAGCCGTCCCGTCCGGAGACGCGCGCGTGCCCGATGGCATGGCCGGTCACGGATTCGCCGAACACGAATCGGCTACTCGCGGACCGGCTGGTCGCGTACTCGCCGGGCAAGAATCGGCCGGTCATGAATCAGCTGGTCACACCTTCGCCGGTCATGGATTGGCCGATCACGAATCCGCCCGATATGAGGCGGCCCGGCACGGATTGACCGAACACGAATCGGCTGCTCGCGGATCGGCCGGCCACGGATTGACCGGGATGCGGGAACGGGCCGCCGCCGTTGGTGGCGAACTGTGCATCGGCTCCGCGGCCGGCGGCGGTTTCGTCGTGGAGGCGTGTCTCCCTCGGCTTCCGGATGCCGATGATTTCCAGGCCTCCGGTGCTGCCGACGGTCCTGACCGCTGGTGGGGCCCTGCCGCACCCGCCGGCTCTGCGGGAGGATGTCCGTGA
- a CDS encoding ABC transporter ATP-binding protein has product MRAAIEVIGLRKRYGRTVALDGMSFTVLPGRVTGFVGPNGAGKSTTMRVILGLDTVDEGSALVGGRPYRSLRAPLCQVGALLDAAALQPSRTARNHLLWLAHSQGLGARRVDEVVEQVGLGAVARRRAGGFSLGMRQRLGIAAALLGDPPVLMLDEPVNGLDPEGIVWIRTLLRSLAAEGRAVLASSHLMSEMQDLADHLVVAGRGRVVADMSVADMVAAASDGRVTLRTTARPEAMEVLARAGARVAVQDRDTLTVSGLEAERIVALLGANGVPFSEVAAHRASLEEAYMELTRDAVEFRATTPRATTPRDGTAT; this is encoded by the coding sequence ATGCGAGCGGCCATCGAAGTAATCGGACTGCGTAAGCGCTACGGCCGCACCGTGGCGCTGGACGGGATGTCCTTCACGGTGCTGCCGGGCCGGGTCACCGGTTTCGTCGGGCCCAACGGCGCGGGCAAGTCCACCACGATGCGGGTGATCCTCGGGCTCGACACGGTCGACGAGGGATCCGCGCTGGTCGGCGGCCGGCCCTATCGGAGCCTGCGGGCCCCCCTGTGCCAGGTCGGCGCCCTGCTGGACGCCGCCGCCCTGCAGCCTTCCCGTACGGCACGCAACCACCTGCTGTGGCTGGCCCACTCCCAGGGGCTGGGCGCGCGGCGGGTCGACGAGGTGGTCGAGCAGGTCGGGCTGGGGGCGGTGGCGCGGCGCAGGGCGGGCGGGTTCTCGCTCGGCATGCGGCAGCGTCTCGGCATCGCCGCCGCGCTGCTCGGGGATCCGCCCGTCCTCATGCTGGACGAGCCGGTCAACGGCCTCGACCCGGAGGGCATCGTGTGGATCCGCACCCTGCTGCGGTCCCTGGCCGCCGAGGGACGCGCGGTGCTGGCGTCCAGCCATCTGATGAGCGAGATGCAGGACTTGGCCGACCACCTCGTGGTCGCGGGCCGGGGGCGGGTGGTGGCGGACATGAGCGTCGCCGACATGGTCGCCGCCGCCTCCGACGGGCGGGTCACGCTGCGGACGACCGCGCGTCCGGAGGCGATGGAAGTGCTGGCCCGCGCTGGCGCCAGGGTGGCCGTCCAGGACCGCGACACGCTCACCGTCTCCGGGCTGGAGGCGGAGCGGATCGTCGCCCTGCTCGGCGCGAACGGCGTGCCGTTCTCCGAGGTCGCCGCGCATCGCGCGTCGCTGGAGGAGGCGTACATGGAGCTGACCCGGGACGCGGTCGAGTTCCGCGCCACGACCCCCCGAGCCACGACCCCCCGGGACGGGACGGCGACATGA
- a CDS encoding ABC transporter permease: MRRELRAEWTKTRTTSGAAWLTAAVVGLTAAASAAVAATVSCPAAGCDQDVPRLGLAGIQAGQAAVAVLAVFAVTGEYGTGMIATTFAAMPRRGRVLAAKAAVLTGLTLAAGTVAVLASVLAARLILPGNGFTAASGHPPPSLADGPTLRAAAGTALYLALIALLSLGVATAVRDSATAAGVVCGLLYVLPLIAHMVADPGRRRLLWQATPANAGLAVQTTTRLDDLPLGPWEGLGVTAAWAAAALLGAWLLVRTRDVRT; encoded by the coding sequence GTGAGACGCGAGCTTCGCGCGGAGTGGACCAAGACGCGCACCACATCGGGCGCGGCGTGGCTGACGGCCGCCGTCGTCGGGCTCACCGCCGCCGCGAGCGCCGCCGTGGCCGCGACCGTGTCCTGCCCGGCGGCGGGCTGCGACCAGGACGTCCCCCGGCTCGGCCTCGCCGGAATCCAGGCGGGCCAGGCGGCCGTGGCCGTCCTGGCCGTGTTCGCGGTCACCGGCGAGTACGGCACCGGCATGATCGCGACGACGTTCGCGGCGATGCCACGCCGGGGCCGGGTCCTGGCCGCGAAGGCCGCCGTCCTCACCGGCCTGACACTGGCCGCCGGGACGGTCGCGGTGCTCGCGTCCGTGCTGGCGGCACGGCTCATCCTGCCGGGCAACGGGTTCACGGCCGCCAGCGGTCACCCGCCGCCGTCCCTGGCCGACGGCCCGACGCTGCGGGCGGCGGCGGGCACGGCGCTCTACCTCGCGCTGATCGCCCTGCTCAGCCTCGGCGTCGCCACCGCCGTTCGGGACTCCGCGACCGCGGCAGGCGTGGTGTGCGGCCTGCTGTACGTGCTGCCGCTCATCGCGCACATGGTCGCCGACCCGGGCCGGCGGCGGCTGCTCTGGCAGGCCACGCCGGCGAACGCCGGGCTCGCGGTCCAGACGACCACGCGCCTGGACGACCTTCCGCTCGGCCCATGGGAGGGCCTCGGCGTGACGGCCGCCTGGGCCGCCGCCGCGCTGCTCGGCGCCTGGCTGCTGGTCCGCACGCGTGACGTGCGGACTTAG
- a CDS encoding NAD+ synthase codes for MAQLRIALAQTNPVVGDIAGNADMLVEWTRRAAGRGAHLVVFPEMFLTGYPAEDLVLRSSFVEASITALSKTATRLADEGLGDLPVVVGYLDRADLAPRVGQPKGAPLDAVALLHEGRVVTKSAKHHLPNYGVFDEYRYFVRGDRLPIFRLHGVDVAVAVCEDLWQDGGPVSVVAEAGAGLLVVPNGSPYETNKDDVRLELCARRAREAGCALAYVNMVGGQDELVFDGDSLVVDASGELVARAPQFEEDLFVTDLELPEGTGEPGESRHDAHDGTVITVERVLLSAAPVEPYEPETPVVAERLDDLAEIYQALVLGVRDYVRKNGFRSVILGLSGGIDSALVATIAADAIGPERVHVVLMPSRYSSDHSITDAEELVRRQGVHSQMVPIADIVAAFEKEIELHGLAAENLQARVRGMLLMSLSNEHGHLVLTTGNKSELATGYSTLYGDSAGGFAPIKDVLKSVVWKLAEWRNAQPGRPPIPENSITKEPSAELRPDQRDTDSLPPYDVLDRLLRDYVEGDMGRDELVAAGHDPELVTKIIRLVDQAEYKRRQYPPGPKITPKNFGRDRRLPITTRWRERL; via the coding sequence GTGGCTCAACTGCGTATCGCTCTCGCCCAGACCAATCCGGTCGTCGGTGACATCGCCGGCAACGCCGACATGCTCGTCGAGTGGACCCGCAGGGCCGCCGGGCGCGGCGCTCACCTCGTGGTGTTCCCCGAGATGTTCCTGACCGGCTATCCCGCCGAGGATCTGGTGCTCCGCTCGTCGTTCGTGGAGGCGTCGATCACTGCGCTGTCGAAGACGGCGACGCGGCTCGCCGACGAGGGGCTCGGCGATCTCCCCGTCGTGGTTGGCTACCTCGACCGGGCCGACCTCGCCCCGCGCGTGGGCCAGCCCAAGGGCGCCCCGCTCGACGCGGTCGCCCTGCTCCACGAGGGCCGGGTGGTGACGAAGTCGGCCAAGCACCACCTGCCGAACTACGGGGTGTTCGACGAGTATCGCTACTTCGTGCGCGGCGACCGCCTGCCGATCTTCCGCCTGCACGGCGTGGACGTCGCCGTGGCCGTGTGCGAGGACCTGTGGCAGGACGGCGGTCCCGTGTCGGTGGTCGCCGAGGCCGGCGCCGGCCTGCTCGTCGTCCCCAACGGCTCGCCGTACGAGACGAACAAGGACGACGTGCGGCTGGAGCTGTGCGCGCGGCGGGCCCGCGAGGCGGGCTGCGCGCTCGCGTACGTGAACATGGTCGGCGGGCAGGACGAGCTGGTCTTCGACGGCGACTCGCTCGTCGTGGACGCCTCCGGGGAGCTGGTCGCCCGCGCGCCGCAGTTCGAGGAGGACCTGTTCGTCACCGACCTGGAGCTTCCGGAGGGCACGGGCGAGCCCGGCGAGTCGCGCCACGACGCGCACGACGGCACGGTCATCACGGTCGAGCGGGTGCTGCTGTCGGCCGCCCCGGTCGAGCCGTACGAGCCGGAGACGCCGGTCGTCGCCGAGCGGCTGGACGACCTGGCCGAGATCTACCAGGCGCTGGTGCTCGGCGTGCGCGACTACGTGCGCAAGAACGGCTTCCGCTCGGTCATCCTCGGCCTGTCCGGCGGCATCGACTCCGCCCTCGTCGCCACGATCGCCGCCGACGCGATCGGGCCCGAGCGGGTGCACGTGGTGCTGATGCCCTCGCGCTACTCCTCGGACCACTCGATCACCGACGCGGAGGAGCTGGTGCGCCGCCAGGGGGTCCACTCCCAGATGGTGCCGATCGCCGACATCGTCGCGGCGTTCGAGAAGGAGATCGAGCTGCACGGCCTGGCGGCCGAGAACCTCCAGGCCCGCGTGCGCGGCATGCTGCTGATGAGCCTGTCGAACGAGCACGGTCACCTGGTGCTGACCACCGGCAACAAGAGCGAGCTGGCCACCGGCTACTCCACCCTGTACGGCGACTCGGCGGGCGGGTTCGCCCCGATCAAGGACGTGCTCAAGAGCGTCGTCTGGAAGCTCGCGGAGTGGCGCAACGCCCAGCCGGGGCGGCCTCCGATCCCGGAGAACTCGATCACCAAGGAGCCGAGCGCCGAGCTGCGGCCCGACCAGCGCGACACCGACTCGCTCCCGCCGTACGACGTGCTCGACCGGCTGCTGCGCGACTACGTGGAAGGGGACATGGGCCGCGACGAGCTGGTCGCGGCCGGTCACGATCCCGAGCTGGTCACGAAGATCATCCGCCTGGTCGACCAGGCCGAATACAAGCGCCGTCAGTACCCGCCGGGCCCGAAGATCACGCCCAAGAACTTCGGCCGCGACCGCCGCCTGCCCATCACCACCCGCTGGCGCGAGCGCCTCTAA
- a CDS encoding BTAD domain-containing putative transcriptional regulator: MVTFRALGPFEAVSGGETLDLGGQRQQAVLARLIVAAGRAVPVSVLIDELWPGEPPAQALSTIQGYVSRLRRALEPDRAPREEAGVLVSAPPGYALRAAVEDVDCWHFEHLVKSDHEGPAATLQRMEAALALWRGPALAGFQELIWAQTEATRLDELRLLAVERRADAALRLGRTGPMIPDLEAHASAHPLREEAWRLLALALYRAGRQGDALGALRRARVALRDELGLDLGPALQRLEQDILVQAAHLDAPGPAADAPPDGPSAPSVPVGASGAASGPAALRVLIADDQALVRTGLKVILDSEPGLDLVGEAENGEQAIALVRSVRPDVVLMDIQMPRLDGLAAARRILAAEAPPKVIMMTTFGTDENLYAALRAGVSGFVLKTSPPEQLIAAVRAAVAGDALLDPAVTTHLIAAFAGRRDPAAPEGLSDSDIDLIKLVARGFTNRQIAMTLAVPEQEVADEVTTLLRGLGLVDRAQLVVLAYERGLVSPGSRDA, from the coding sequence ATGGTGACTTTTCGTGCCCTTGGACCGTTCGAAGCGGTTTCCGGCGGCGAGACGCTCGACCTGGGCGGCCAGCGGCAACAGGCCGTGCTCGCCCGGCTGATCGTGGCCGCAGGACGCGCCGTGCCGGTGAGCGTGCTGATCGACGAGCTGTGGCCCGGCGAGCCGCCCGCCCAGGCGCTGTCCACGATCCAGGGGTACGTCTCCCGGCTGCGGCGGGCGCTCGAACCGGACCGCGCACCGCGCGAGGAGGCGGGCGTCCTGGTGTCGGCCCCGCCCGGCTACGCGCTGCGGGCGGCCGTCGAGGACGTGGACTGCTGGCACTTCGAGCACCTGGTCAAGAGCGACCACGAAGGCCCGGCCGCGACGTTGCAGCGGATGGAGGCGGCCCTCGCCCTGTGGCGCGGGCCCGCGCTCGCCGGGTTCCAGGAGCTGATCTGGGCGCAGACCGAGGCCACGCGGCTCGACGAGCTTCGCCTGCTCGCCGTGGAGCGCCGCGCGGACGCCGCCCTGCGGCTGGGCCGTACGGGCCCGATGATCCCCGACCTGGAGGCGCATGCGTCGGCGCATCCGCTGCGGGAGGAGGCCTGGCGGCTGCTGGCCCTCGCGCTCTACCGTGCCGGGCGGCAGGGCGACGCGCTCGGCGCGCTGCGCCGGGCCCGGGTGGCGCTGCGCGACGAGCTCGGGCTCGACCTCGGCCCGGCCCTGCAGCGGCTGGAGCAGGACATCCTCGTCCAGGCGGCGCATCTGGACGCCCCCGGTCCGGCCGCGGACGCGCCGCCGGACGGGCCGTCCGCGCCGTCCGTGCCGGTGGGGGCGTCGGGTGCGGCCTCCGGCCCGGCGGCCCTGCGGGTGCTGATCGCCGACGACCAGGCGCTGGTGCGCACCGGTCTCAAGGTGATCCTCGACAGCGAGCCGGGGCTCGACCTCGTCGGCGAGGCGGAGAACGGCGAGCAGGCGATCGCGCTCGTCCGGTCGGTGCGGCCCGACGTGGTGCTCATGGACATCCAGATGCCGCGCCTGGACGGCCTGGCGGCGGCCCGGCGGATCCTCGCGGCGGAGGCGCCGCCAAAGGTGATCATGATGACCACCTTCGGCACCGACGAGAACCTCTACGCGGCGCTGCGGGCCGGGGTGAGCGGCTTCGTCCTGAAGACCTCGCCGCCCGAGCAGCTCATCGCGGCGGTCCGGGCGGCCGTGGCGGGCGACGCGCTGCTCGACCCGGCGGTCACCACGCACCTCATCGCGGCGTTCGCGGGGCGGCGCGACCCGGCGGCGCCGGAAGGGCTGTCCGACTCCGACATCGACCTGATCAAGCTCGTCGCCCGGGGCTTCACCAACCGGCAGATCGCAATGACGCTGGCCGTGCCGGAGCAGGAGGTCGCCGACGAGGTCACCACGCTGCTGCGTGGCCTCGGCCTGGTCGACCGCGCCCAGCTCGTGGTCCTCGCGTACGAAAGAGGGCTGGTCAGCCCCGGCTCGCGCGACGCCTGA
- a CDS encoding sensor histidine kinase, translated as MDENPPALPVRAAAWAMAGLALVLTLAGVLVQVRIPEEWQPHPPLTPDFGVALTFPLTGAFLVSQRPRLSMAWLIWAGGLLGSGNVAFTALMFHWASQGDMGAAVAARAVQVTCWAVSGLLLAVMVPLYSPTGTLPSRGWRVVVAAGSVATAAEVVLSLLRPDPDPAGYPWPAVIHNPLQVRALIPYYVPVWDVLQYVIQACVVAALASLALRLRRADPVTRRQIAWPLSVFAVYVAFYLLGPAMWLPATLWTALIPFAILFAALRYRLYGIDTVISRTFVAAGLLGAIGVVYFVAGAVSSLVVSGYHQVGGLVAALFAGAFFQPLRRVLQRVVDRALYGRVGDPALLAERLTQEVRRAGPADALASVVTVVREGLAVEGVAVEVAGGRPRYVESGQAGPSPREVPLVWHGEPVGRLLVGPPGARRFAAAHDERVLSTLLPYVADVAHAVRMAADLQRSRERILAAREEERRRLRRDLHDGLGQTLGAMAMTINMARHSLERSPETADALLHDLRVGMDAVAGDIRELVYGLRPPALDDLGLEGAVRALAEETLPAGTDGVEDIAVRVDGDLAGLPAAVEVAVYRIVQEALNNVRRHARATRAEVVVTRHPAGGGGELRVTVADDGVGPPARPRAGVGMSSMRERAAELGGNCVVTAAETGGTVVEARFPLTA; from the coding sequence ATGGACGAGAACCCCCCTGCCCTTCCCGTGCGGGCGGCGGCCTGGGCGATGGCGGGCCTGGCGCTGGTCCTGACCCTCGCGGGGGTGCTGGTCCAGGTCCGGATCCCCGAGGAGTGGCAGCCGCACCCCCCGTTGACGCCGGACTTCGGCGTCGCGCTCACGTTCCCGCTCACGGGAGCGTTCCTGGTGTCCCAGCGGCCCCGGCTCAGCATGGCCTGGCTGATCTGGGCGGGCGGCCTGCTGGGTTCGGGCAACGTCGCCTTCACGGCGCTGATGTTCCACTGGGCCTCGCAGGGCGACATGGGGGCGGCCGTCGCGGCCCGGGCGGTCCAGGTGACCTGCTGGGCGGTGTCCGGCCTGCTGCTGGCGGTCATGGTTCCGCTCTACTCCCCCACCGGGACGCTCCCCTCCCGCGGCTGGCGCGTGGTCGTCGCCGCCGGCTCTGTCGCCACCGCAGCCGAGGTCGTCCTGAGCCTGCTGCGACCCGATCCCGATCCCGCCGGTTACCCCTGGCCGGCGGTGATCCATAACCCGCTGCAGGTCAGGGCACTCATCCCCTACTACGTCCCGGTGTGGGACGTCCTGCAGTACGTGATCCAGGCATGCGTGGTGGCGGCGCTGGCCTCGCTCGCGCTCCGGCTGCGGCGCGCCGACCCGGTGACGCGCCGGCAGATCGCCTGGCCGCTGTCCGTCTTCGCCGTGTACGTGGCGTTCTACCTGCTCGGCCCCGCGATGTGGCTGCCCGCGACGCTGTGGACGGCGCTCATCCCGTTCGCGATCCTCTTCGCGGCGCTGCGCTACCGGTTGTACGGCATCGACACGGTGATCAGCCGGACGTTCGTCGCCGCCGGGCTCCTGGGCGCGATCGGCGTCGTCTACTTCGTGGCCGGGGCGGTCTCCAGCCTGGTCGTGTCGGGATATCACCAGGTGGGCGGCCTCGTGGCGGCGCTGTTCGCCGGGGCGTTCTTCCAGCCGCTGCGCCGCGTCCTGCAGCGTGTGGTCGACCGTGCCCTCTACGGCAGGGTGGGCGATCCGGCGCTGCTCGCCGAACGGCTGACGCAGGAGGTGCGGCGGGCCGGCCCCGCCGACGCGCTGGCGTCGGTGGTGACGGTCGTGCGCGAGGGCCTGGCCGTGGAGGGCGTCGCCGTCGAGGTCGCCGGCGGCAGGCCGCGTTATGTCGAGAGCGGCCAGGCCGGGCCGTCGCCGCGCGAGGTGCCGCTCGTCTGGCACGGCGAGCCGGTCGGCCGGCTGCTCGTCGGCCCGCCGGGGGCACGGCGGTTCGCCGCCGCCCACGACGAGCGGGTGCTGTCCACGCTGCTCCCCTATGTGGCCGACGTCGCCCACGCCGTACGGATGGCCGCCGACCTCCAGCGCTCGCGCGAGCGCATCCTCGCCGCCCGCGAGGAGGAGCGGCGGCGGCTGCGCCGCGACCTGCACGACGGGCTCGGCCAGACGCTCGGGGCGATGGCGATGACGATCAACATGGCCCGCCACAGCCTGGAACGGTCCCCTGAGACGGCCGACGCCCTGCTGCACGACCTGCGGGTCGGCATGGACGCGGTGGCCGGCGACATCCGCGAGCTCGTGTACGGCCTGCGGCCGCCGGCCCTCGACGACCTGGGGCTTGAGGGAGCCGTACGCGCACTGGCCGAGGAGACGCTGCCCGCCGGGACGGACGGCGTCGAGGACATCGCGGTGCGGGTGGACGGCGACCTCGCGGGGCTGCCCGCCGCCGTGGAGGTCGCGGTCTATCGCATCGTGCAGGAGGCGCTCAACAACGTGCGCCGTCATGCACGGGCCACCCGCGCGGAGGTGGTCGTCACGCGTCACCCGGCCGGGGGCGGCGGCGAGCTGCGGGTGACGGTCGCCGACGACGGCGTCGGCCCGCCCGCCCGGCCGCGCGCGGGAGTCGGCATGTCCTCGATGCGCGAGCGCGCCGCCGAGCTGGGCGGAAACTGCGTGGTCACCGCCGCCGAGACCGGCGGCACGGTCGTCGAGGCCCGGTTCCCGCTCACCGCCTGA
- a CDS encoding MDR family MFS transporter: MTTVISRTGFIQSKVGGLPRPFWVLFGGTFVNRLGTMVEPFIGIYLTQARGVSLATTGLVMTMFGLGSLLSQPVAGWLTDRLGRRITLTGGMVATAVTMIVLGYTTSVPGLVVGMLVLGIVVDAYRPASQAIVADLVSPEDRPRAFGLLFWAINLGFSVAMVAGGWLAHSGFTVLFWVDAVTCLIFGLLVWRAIPETRPAREDAQPGRFADVLRDRLMLAFVVGNLVYSLVYLQGYTTLPLAMTGQGLPTSAYGMAMAVNGLLIVVVQPLTNAWLARFDSSRVLAAGFALVGVGFAVTSLASSAAGHAAAVAVWTLGEVLTAGIPGAIVAALAPPHLRGRYSGLYGLSWSAGTLLAPLVGTRLLAAAPGLVWPLFGAFGLLAAVGQLLIGRAIRRRSAQTA, translated from the coding sequence GTGACCACAGTGATCAGCAGGACCGGCTTCATCCAGTCGAAGGTCGGGGGTTTGCCCCGGCCGTTCTGGGTGCTGTTCGGCGGAACGTTCGTGAACCGGCTCGGCACGATGGTGGAGCCGTTCATCGGCATCTACCTCACGCAGGCGCGCGGCGTCTCGCTCGCCACCACCGGGCTGGTCATGACCATGTTCGGCCTGGGGTCCCTGCTGTCGCAGCCGGTCGCCGGATGGCTGACCGACCGCCTCGGGCGCCGGATCACGCTGACGGGCGGCATGGTCGCCACGGCCGTCACCATGATCGTGCTCGGCTACACCACCAGCGTGCCGGGGCTCGTCGTGGGCATGCTGGTGCTGGGCATCGTGGTGGACGCCTACCGCCCGGCCTCGCAGGCGATCGTCGCCGACCTGGTGTCGCCGGAGGACCGGCCGAGGGCGTTCGGGCTGCTGTTCTGGGCCATCAACCTCGGCTTCTCGGTCGCCATGGTCGCGGGCGGCTGGCTCGCCCACTCGGGCTTCACCGTGCTGTTCTGGGTGGACGCCGTGACCTGCCTGATCTTCGGTCTCCTCGTGTGGCGGGCGATCCCGGAGACCCGCCCGGCCCGCGAGGACGCGCAGCCCGGCCGGTTCGCCGACGTGCTGCGCGACCGGCTGATGCTGGCCTTCGTCGTGGGCAACCTGGTGTATTCCCTGGTCTACCTGCAGGGCTACACCACGCTGCCGCTCGCCATGACCGGTCAGGGGCTGCCCACGAGCGCGTACGGCATGGCGATGGCGGTCAACGGCCTGCTGATCGTGGTCGTCCAGCCGCTCACCAACGCGTGGCTGGCCCGGTTCGACTCGTCCAGGGTGCTCGCGGCGGGGTTCGCGCTCGTCGGCGTCGGGTTCGCGGTGACCTCCCTGGCGTCGTCGGCGGCCGGGCACGCGGCGGCCGTGGCCGTCTGGACGCTCGGCGAAGTGCTCACGGCCGGGATCCCGGGGGCGATCGTCGCGGCGCTCGCGCCGCCCCACCTGCGCGGGCGCTACTCGGGCCTGTACGGCCTGTCCTGGTCGGCCGGCACCCTGCTCGCGCCCCTCGTGGGCACCCGGCTGCTGGCCGCCGCCCCCGGACTGGTGTGGCCGCTGTTCGGCGCCTTCGGCCTGCTCGCGGCGGTGGGCCAGCTCCTCATCGGCCGCGCCATACGCCGCCGATCCGCTCAAACGGCGTAA